The genomic stretch ttttagatctttcctgctttctcttgtgggcatttagtgctataaatttccctctacatactgctttgaatgtgtcccagagattctggtatgttgtgtctttgttctcgttggtttcaaagaacatctttatttctgccttcatttcgttatgtacccagtagtcattcaggagcaggttgttcagtttctatgtagttgagcggtttcgagtgagtttcttgatgctgagttctagttttactgcactgtggtctgggagacagtttgttataatttctgttcttttacatttgctgaggagtgctttacttccaactatgtggtcagttttggaataggtgtggtgtggtgctgaaaagaatgtatattctgttcatttggggtggagagttctgtagatgtctattaggtccacttggtgcagagctgagttcaattcctgggtatccttgttaactttctgtctcgttgatctgtctaatgttgacggtgggctgttaaagtctcccattattattgtgtgggaatctaagtctctttgtaagtctctaaggacttgctttatgaatctgggtgctcctgtattgggtgcatatatatttaggatagttagctcttcttgttgaattgatccctttaccattatataatggccttctttgtcttttttgatctttgttggtttaaagtcttttatcagagactaggattgcaacccctgcctttttttgttttccatttgcttggtagatcttcctccatcccttgattttgagcctatgtgtgtctctgcatgtgagatgggtttcctgaatacagcacactgatgggtcttgactctttatccaatttgccagtctgtgtcttttaattggagcatttagcccaattacatttaaggttaatattgttatatgtgaatttgatcctttcattatgatgttagctggttattttgctcgttagttgatgcagttttttcttagcctcgatggtctttacaatttggcatgtttttgcggtggctggtaccggttgttcctttccatgtttagtgcttccttcaggagctcttttagggcagacctggtggtgacaaaatctctcagcatttgcttgcatgtaaagtattttatttctccttcacttatgaagcttagtttggctggttatgaaattctgggttgaaaattcttttctttaagaatgttgaatatcagcccccactctcttctggcttgtagagtttctgccgacaaatcagctgttagtctgatgggcttccctttgtgggtgacccgacctttctctctggctgcccttaacattttttccttcatttcaactttggtgaatctgataattatgtgtcttggagttgctcttctcgaggagtatcttggtggcgttctctgtatttcctgaatttgaatgttggcctgccttgctaggttggggaagttctcctggataatatcctgcagagtgttttccaacttggttccattctccccgtcaccttcaggtacaccaatcaaatgtagatttggtcttttcacatagtctcatatttcttggaggctttgttcgtttctttttattcttttttctttaaacttcccttctcgcttcatttcattcatttgatcttacatcactgataccctttcttccagttgatcgaatcggctactgaggcttgtgcattcattacgtagttctcgtgccttggttttcagctccatcgggtcctttaaggacttctctgcattggttattctggttatccattcgtctaatttttttttttcaaggttttaacttctttgccatgggttcagacttcctcctttagcttggagtactttgatcgtctgaagccttcctctctcaactcatcaaagtcattctccgtccatctttgttctgttgctggcgaggagctgcgttcctttggaagaggagaggtgctctgatttttagagtttccagtttttctgctctgttttttccccatctttgtggttttatctacctttggtctttgatgatggtgacgtacagatgcggttttggtgtggatgtcctttctgtttgttagttttccttctaacagtcaggaccctcagatgcaggtctgttggagtttgccggaggtccactccagaccctgtttgcctgggtatcagcagcggaggctgcagaacagcagatattggtgaacagcaaatgttgctgcctgatcgttcctctggaagttttgtctcagaggagtacccggccgtgtgaggtgtcagtctgcccctgctagggggtacctcccagttaggctactcgggggtcagggacccacttgaggaggcagtctgtccgttctcagatctccagctggatgctgggagaaccactactctcttcaaagctgtcagacagggacatttaagtctgcagaggattctgctgccttttgctTGGCTGTGCCCTTCCCCCAGAGGTCGAGTCTCCAGAGCTAGGCagacctccttgagctgtggtgggctgtacccagtttgagcttcccagctgctttgtttacctactcaagccttggcaatggccggcgcccctccccagcctcgctgccaccttgcagtttgacctcagactgctgtgctagcaatgagcgaggctctgtgggcgtaggaccctctgagtcaggtgcgggatataatctcctggtgtgccgtttgctaagaccgttggaaaagtgcaatattagagtgggagtgacctgattttccaggtgccatctgtcacccctttctttgactaggaaagggaattccctgaccccttgcgcttcccgggtgaggtgatgcctcgccctgctttggctcatgctcagtgcgctgcacccactgtcctgcacccactttccgacactccccagtgagatgaacccggtacctcagttggaaatgcagaaatcacccgtcttctgtgtcgctcatgctgggagctgtagactggaactgttcctattcggccatcttggctccaccccctaatttttttttttatagagacaaggtcttgctatgttgtccaggctggtctcaaactcctgggctcaagtgatcctcccatcatggcctcccaaagtgctgggattataggtatgagccactgcacctggccccacttgtttttgattttcctGATGGAGGCTTGTGGCTGGGGTGTGTCTCCCTCACTTTCCCAATAATGCTCCACACCCTGATAGCTCTCCAGCTTGGCTGTGGGCTGCCAGTTGCTGTGCTAAGTGAttgggatgggtggatggatggatggatggatggatggatggatggatggatggctgaaTGGCTGGATggatagaaggatggatggaaggaaggaaggtaggtaggtaggtgggaggtggggatggatggatggatggaagaatagatggatggatggatggatggttggctggagggaaggaaggaaagaaggaaggaaggaaggatcaaGGGCaggggggagggtgggaggcagggatggatggatggttggatggatgagtggatgataACCAGTGTGCCCTGTGCTGCCCAGTGCATACTGCTTCCTGATTTGTGTCTCAAAAACCCTGTGTAGGGGCTGTCTTAGTGGACTGCTGTCTCTAACTTGGATGGAGGTGGAGCCAAAGCTTTTAAAATCCTTCCAGCCTGAGCACCACCCCCCGGTCTTAAGGACTGAAAGTGGTGTGGTTATATGCTCAGTTTTAGGGAGAGCAAAGGCAGGTACCAACAATTATTAAGCACCTGCTTTGCACCCTGAAGGGACCTTCACctatttaatttttcccatttcacagatgggaagcCCGAGAGGCCGTCCCTGGGTTAgtgacacctgccaccacatagAGAAGCCCCTGGTTGGAGGAGGATGCCCTCCGTTGGGATCCCAAAGAGGAATGACTAAGGGCGTGTGTATGGGCATGTGCCATGCCTGAATGTACCTACTtgcatgcacatgtgcatgtatatgtgtacataaagGGGCAGGAGATGGCAGGTGGAGGGGGTGCCCCCACTCCTGGATGGGGAGCAGGCATGAGAGTTGACCCTGAGCTCCCAACAAATTAGCCGAAAAAAAAGGGAGGGCAATAGTGGATCCTAGATGGATTAAGGGTATGCTACACATCCAGTTGTCTACACATCTCTGCCCTCTTTATTTGCACTGTGACAGGTGAAATGGGTCTGAAGGTTGCTGAGGGAAGCGGCTACTCAGAGCTGCAGGATGACTTATCCAGGGTCACACAACTGAGCTGGGACATGAAGGGGACAGAAAGCCTAAAGGGAGGGGTCCTTCTCTGGGTCGGTCTCTGATGGGCACTGAGCACACCTCACCTCGCTAACTCTTCCCAACCTCCTGGGAAGGAGGTCTGACCATagtcactttacagatgaggaaaacgaggctcagagaggtggggtgagttgcccaaggtcacataagcCATCGATGGCAGGGCTGGAATTCGAGACCTTTTGGGGTTAGCAGATGGGCTCCTATGCCTCACAAGCAAGCCATAGGTTTGGCCACTCTTCCCCCGTGCCCTGCTTCTCCTCCTGTGCCCTGATCCCAGGTCTAGCACCTCTCCCAGCAGTCACCTCGTGGTGGACATCACAGTGAGAGCGATTTGCTTATTCAGGGTGCCTGCCCTGTACCAGCGAGAGATTACTCCCTCAGCTATTGCTGGGATGGTGTCTTTGGGTGGGGACTGGTGCCACTGGCCCCCACTGGGGGGTCTAGTGGGTGCTGGGGGGCTCTCATCCATTCAGGGGAGCCTGGGTAGACCTCCAGAATGGAATGACTCCACTTTCTGGGCTGCCATCATCACCAGTTGGCTCTGGCCCCACAAGAGGCCCTAGTTGTCCATCTTCCTCCACCTCAGGGCGCGGGATGCCTCTAGGATGGCCTGCAGGAGTTGAGGGGCCAAGAAGGTGAGGGAGCACTCACAGAGCTCATTCCTCTCGGAAGAGGTGCTGGGAGGTGCGGCGTCTATTCTGGGGCTGGCCAGCTCCAGCTATGCTTCTGGCTTCCGGTCTAAGGACTGCCCTGGAGATTGGGGACCTGGTGTTGGGCAGAGCTGGCTGAGAATGGTGACTTCTCTGCTCTCAGGAACTGCACCCGAGACCAGGGGCTGCCCCCTGCTGCACCCTGAGGCAGTGACCACCTCACCCGATGAAGGGCCAGGGGCCAGGGCGGGGCCTGGGAGTTGGTTTCCCTTTAGGCTTCTCAGGAAAATGTCCTTGGGAAACCAGGGCATCCAGTGTAAGACAGGATCACTGAAGCAAGGCAGGACCTCCTCACTGTCCAGGCATGTGCTGCTGTGGCACTGGGGGCCCTAGAGGACTGgggagccactggggaggctgttGGGGGCTGTTGAGACCTCAGATGGGCTCAGAGCCATGGGCAGAGATCTCTGGTCAGCAGTGCCCTCTGCCAGGGCCCTCTCGGACCCCACCCCTTCTGAGGGACCTTGCTGTGGTCCCCCGGAACCTGGGCCTGGCTGGACCCCCTCGAGGCAGCTGCAGGGCTTCACCAGCCTTTTCTCTGAGCTGTGCCTGCTGTGGGTCCCCGCGAGTTTCTCTGTGCCCGGCTCAAGCATCCATGTGCCCGTGGTTCTGACAACAGCTTCACATGAGACCCTCACCAGGAAGATCTCGAACACCATCTGCTTGACGTCCTCTTTGCTGATGGCCTGGACCAGTGAGAACTCAGACTCCAAGGTGGCTGTGTAGCCCAGCCTGCCCAGGATGGTGTCCAGTTTGTGTCTGGAAAGCACAGATTGCATCCAGTAGGTAAAGCTCCCAGTGTACATCTAGAACAGACAGGGAGCTTGTTAGGAGCGGGACAGGCCTCAGCAGAGTGGCTGAGAGGGTCCAGGCCAGGCAGGACTAAGGGCTGGTGCCGAGGGACACCAGGGGCTCCTGAGAAGCATGTGGCATTTGGCCAAAGGAAAGCCTGGCCCATGATCAGGGGTACACTGAGGCTCAAAGACAAAGCAGCATCTGTCCAAAGACACACAgaaagtggctgggtgtggtggctcacgcctgtaatcccagcactttgggaggccaaggagggcggatcacctgaggtcaggagttcgagaccagcctggccaacatggtgaaacccctctctactaaaaatacaaaaaaatcagccaggcatggtggcaggcgcctgtaatcccagctacttgggaggctgaggcaggagaattgcttgaacccaggaggtggaggtcgcagtgagcacagattgcaccactgctctccagcctgggccacagagtgagactccatctcaaaaaaaaaaaaaaaaaaaaaaaaaatgcaaaaagagagTGACTGAGCTGGGGTAAGGCTCTAGGTATCCCAGCTCCCAGTCTAGCAGTCAGGGCCTGGagcaggaagaaattaaaactctCTGGTAGGGGCCGAGTGTGATTGCTCACATCTgttaacccagcactttgggagggcgaggcaggcagatcacttcaggtcaggagttttttttttttttttgagacagagtctcgctctgtcacccaggctggagttcagtggcgcaatctcggctcactgcaagctccgcctcccgggttcacgccattctcctgcctcagcctctccgagtagctgggactacaggcgcccgccaccacgcccggctaattttttatattttttagtagagacggggtttcaccgtggtctcgatctcctgacctcgtgattcgcccgcctcggcctcccaaagtgctgggattacaagcgtgagccaccgcgcccggcccaggtcaggagtttgagaccagcctggcccacatggtgaaaccccatctctactaaaaataaaaaattagccaggtgtggtggtggacacctgtaatcccagctactcggggggctgaggcaggagaatcgcttgatcctgagaggcagaagttgcagtgagccaggatcgcgccactgtactccagcctgggcgacagagcaagactctgtctcaaaaacaaaaaacgaaaaacaaaaaaacaaaacctctcgGTAGATCTCCAAAGCCCAACTCCTCCCCTTGTTTATTATGAGCTCCTTGGTTCATCTTTCCTCGGAGAGGCAGTACAGTCCAGTGCAGGAGTCCCCAACTCCCAGGCCTTGGACCAGTACTGGTCTATGGTCTGTTAGGAAcctggctgcacagcaggaggtgagtggcgggcaagcaagcattactacttgagctctgcctcctgtcaccatcagcagtggcattagattctcataggagtggaACCCTATTGTGGACTGTGCAtgagagggatctaggttgcacgctccttatgaaaatctaatgcctgatagtctgaggtggaagagtttcatcccgaaaccaacccctgcccccatccctccaccctgtctgtggaaaagttgtcttctatgaaactggaccctggtgccaaaaaggttggggaccgctggtcTCATGGTTAGAAGTAGTTGTACCACTTGCTAGCTGTTGACCATAGATAAGTTGCATCTGTCTCTTTAGCCCTCAATTTCTTAAACTGAAATGGGACTGAAGTCAATGGGTATGATGAGCATGCTGTTTCTCCCAAAGGCAGAGCCTCAACCCCTGGCTGAACCCCCCTTGCTTAGACATGTGGCAGTGCCTACCTTTAGGGACCTGATTTCCTTCCTCCAGGGAAACAGAAGCAGGTTGACAGAGATCAGCTCCAGGAACTCTAGTGCATGCACCAGCTCAGGGCTGACTTTTGGGACAGGGCTGGGATCCCCAGAACAGCAGCCACCCAGAGCAAGGGCCACTTCCTCTGGCAGACAGAGCCATGGAGGGGCCCTGCTGCCCAGGAGCCACCTGGCCCTGTGGGTGAGGGGGGTGAGGGCTGCTTGCCTGCAGACATCGAGCtggccctcccctgccctctcctggTAGTAGCTGATGATGTTGCCCAGGAGGGTCTCACCCAGAGCAGCTTCCCCTGGGCCTGGGGATTGGGACCTGCTCATGGTGGCTCCAGCGGGGCTGGATATGGAGGAAAGAGTCCTGTCCCAGGCCAGGCTCGGGCTGGGCACTTGGAGGAATGGATGGGTCCTGCCTCTCCTGCTCCAAAGCCCAATCCGGAAGCAAAGGAGGAAGTTATGCTAGCAAGAGATAAAGCTATGTGCAGCCAGGCCCTGCCACTGCTTGTCACTCtgaaaggctgagatgggaaggtGACCAGGCCCCTCCCAGTGGAGCAGGGCCTAGGTCAGGATTTGTCCTTTCTTTGTCCCCCTGCACCACAAAAAATGAAGACCAGGCACATCAGCATCTGCATCTTTCCACAGTACCATCCCATCCAGATATTCCCAGTAATGCCTCATGCCTGAGTGCTCCTGGCTGCAGAGGCATACTCTGCTAGTGTGCGGGACAGGCTGGAAGCACCAGGAAGGTGGCCACCCTCAACTAACCAAGGGCCAGCGGGGTGAGAGTTACTGGATAGAAACCCCAGCTTCTTGCCCCTGGGTGGCCAATTCTTAGGTATGTTTTTGTAAACTGAAAAGTGTCGGAGGCagatctcaatcaatttagaggtttattttattttattttattgaaacagagtctctcgctttgttgcccagctggagtgcagtgatgtgatcttggcccactgcaacctccaccttctgagttcaagcaattctcctgcctcagcctcccaagtagttgggactacatgcatgtgccactatggctggctaatttttgtatttttattttattttattttttacttttttagtagagatgggatttcaccacattggccaggctgatctcaaactcctgacctgaggtgatctgcccaccttgtcctcccaaagtgctgggattacaggcatgagccaccgcgtctggctgaGGACCTGGTTCTTGATCGTCATTTGCTTTCTATGAGACTCTGCTGGGCTCCTGCCTCTCCAGTCACCAGGAAGGACAGCCACCTCGGTGCTTGGTCTTGGAGCTGCCTCTGACCTGGGCTCACCACAGCTGGGATCTCTGCTTCCTGCTCCCAACTCCCCTGCCCCCTATAATGTTCTCTGAATGCAGTGACCAGGGCAGTTCATATCCCTTTGATTGAGAAACTGCATCCCAGTTGGAGTTCTACTCGAAAATAGATCCCCCTAGAGTAGCACTGTGATAGTTCAGCAGCACAACCCCTTTCTGTATGTAGCCCCCTCCAGCATGATCCTATAAAACTTCCCTCCAACCCCTGCCTCTGTGCAGACGGCCCTGTCTCTGCTGTGCTGCCCGTTGCAATCTtgcaatgtattttctttctttcctaccttctctaataaatctgcctttctgtatccacaactgtcttggtaaattccttTACCACCCACACCACTGGCTGCAGATAGTCACTACCCACAACACTGCGGGTGCTACTCATTCACACACATGAGCTCATCTGATCCTGAACATGAGAAATGTTAGGTCCAGGGTCACACCTGGCCACCCCTTGGCTTCCCTGTCTACCTCCCTCTGAAATGAAGACACAGGTAAGGCCCAGGGCAGGTTCATGTGAGAGAATGCTAAGAGTTGGCATGATCACAGCCTGGGGTCAAAGAGGGTTGGAGAGGCCTTTGCCCATCACTTGTCCAAATCTGCCTTCCTCTCATCTTATGAACCAAGAGATTGAGGCAGGGAGAGCaagagctgggattggaacccaAGTGTATTCGTTTCCTATTGATGCTGCAGTGAATTTCTAGAGTTTAGTGGTTTAAAAGAAGAAGCATTTATTaacttatacttttttttgttttttttttgagatggagtttcgctcttcttgcccaggctgaagtacaacagcgcggtctcggctcactgctacctccacctcctgggttcaagtgattcttctgtctcagcctcccaagtagctgggattataggtgcctgccaccactccccgctagtttttgtatttttagtagagatggggtttcaccatattgcccaggctggtctcgaactcctgacctcaggcaatctgcctgcctcggcctcccaaagtgctgggattacaggtgtgagccaccttgcctggcctattttatacttttaaaggtCAGACCGAGGTCCAAAATCAGTCTCACTGGGCTTGTTCCTTTGgggagaattcatttccttgctttttccggTTCCTAGAGGCCgcctacattccttggctcagggccccttcctccatcttaaAAGCCAGCAgtgtagttttctgtttgttcgcttttgttttttgttttttgagatatgatctcactctgttgcccaggctagagtgcagtggcacaatcatagctcactgcagccttgacctcctgggctcaaaatcctcctgccccagcctccccagtagctgggactacaggcacaccccatagcatctggctaattaaaacaattttttttttgtagtgataaggtctcactatgttgcccaggctggtttccaactcctgggctcaagctgtcctcccacctctgcctcccaaagtgctggggttataggtgtgagccactacacctggcctccCTGAGTTGTGTTGAAGAGTATAGTCACCAGGCCAaggttctctctttttctctcattcttggACCCCAGGCAGTTTTGTTCCCTAGGGAGAGGCCTAGAAtggcctttgtttttttcttgctaatagCTAAAATTCCACAAATTGGTACATTCCAAGGCCtgcctcccccccaccccccgccgccCCACCACTATGATTCTTCTATTGCTTTTGGTTGCTTACTAACTACATTCATTCTGGACATCTTAATCCTCCGTTCCCCTCATGGGGAACCTGTCGTGCCTGTGAACTGCCAGCCACCCTCATCTTTCCCAGGGTGGCTGAGACAGTGAGGGTGAGAACGCTGGGCATGGTGCCTAAAATcaccccttccctgccctctcATGCTGGAGTCAGCCTTGCTTCTCCCCATTGGCTCGCCGCAGCCTCCAACAGTTGGATTTGGTGTTAATTGCATTGTTCACATTTTCTGGGTCCTTGGGGGAGTGACTGACTTCGTGAGAACCTGCTCTCTCTGCCCGTCAGTGTGACTGGCTTTGGGAACAGtgcaggaagggaggggaggtggaggcatGGGAGATCTGCAGGGGCTGCTTTGGCCTAGGTGGGCTGCTGGGGCATGGGGGTCCTGAGGCCTGGTTCAAGTTCACATGGTGAGCtgatgacagaagcagagaaGCCAGACCTCTGGGTCTCCATACTCAGCCTTCACTCACAGCAGCTCCCAGGTTCCTTGCAGAGCTTAGGAGCTCAGAGGCCACAGGGTCTCTGGCTGGCTGAGCCTGAGTCATGTGCCCACTCTGcagagggtgaggaggaggagctggatgGGGTGCTGGATGGGGATGCTGGCTGGGCAGAGGGTCTCAGGTCTGGAATTCGGCACTTAACTGTCATCAAGTCTGTGTGTGACTGGCAGGAAGCACCGTTTCTCTCATAATTGAGCTGGGAGTTCCTGCTGATTATCTACCCCATAAACCCTCCTGGGCTCTGTGCTGGGCCTGCCACCTGGACAGGAGTCAGCTTGGGCCACAATTCCAGGCCCCTAGTCTGGGAGGCATGACTCAGGCCCTTGGGGACAGCCCAGGAAGGGAAGGGCTgtaaggaggaggagaagaggcaggagCCCATGGTGAGATTGTTCTAGGGTGAAGTCAGTGCCTGGAGTGGAGTCTCAGGCCCAGTTGCATAGATTCATAGCTTGGCCTTTTGCCTGAATTTATGTTCCTCTTCAGGAACAAAACTGTGTAACCATACACTGTGGGTGAGTGTATTCCTTGGGAGAGTCTTGTAAGTCCACAAGTCACAGACTGCCCTCAGTGTGGAGCTCAGCTGGCTCCCTGCAGCTGGCTGGGGCCCCTCCCAGTGGGCAGTGGAGCTGGGCCTCTCTGGTCCAAGTCTCCTCCCTGCTACGGCAACCATGGGAAAGAGCTGGCACAGATTCAAGATGGTGTCCAGTGAGCCTGGAGCCCTTAGGCCTGGCTGGAGGCTGttgctctttcctcctttctttgccATGGGCCCTGCTTAGCAACCACTCTCTGCCTGACCCTGACCCAGCACCTGCCCTGACTCACTGCCCAGCTTATTGTCTATCTGTGGCTTGGGGTCATCGCTCAGACTGAGATCTGAGGGGTAGGGCTTGGCCCTGTCAAGGGAACATGGCAGAGGCTGTTCATCTGTGTGTCTCCAGtcctcccagcttcctcccttcttttctttgcaAAACCCATTCCAGGAGAGATGAATGtggctcctcctcctcaccctccacagagtggcaggcagggaggggagatGGAGGCATGGGAGATGTGCAGGGGCTGCTTTGGCATGACCCAGGCTGTCAGCCAGAGACCCTAattccggctgggcgcggtggctcacacctgtaatcccagcactttgggtggccaaggctggcagatcacctgaggtcaggagttcaagaccagcctggccaacatggtgagaccccttctctactaaaaatacaaaaatttagctgggcacagtgacatgtgcctgtaatcccagctactcaggaggctgaggcaggataatcgcttgaacctgggagatggaggttgcagtgagccgagatcatgccactgcactccagtgtgggcgacagggtgagactttgactcaaaaacaaacaaacaaacaacagagaCCCTAATCCCAGCCACAGCCATTCAGAGAGTCAGGGATGAGAACATGTCTGGGCCAGTTTTCTCTGAGACTTGGTATTTGCTCTCTGGGAGAGAGAGGATCTCTTTGTTTTGGATTATGAACCAACCAAAGTAGACTTGGGGCTTCCATACTTTTGTTCTGATGGGAGAATGAAGGCACTGTGGTGGACAGCAGAGTCCAGAGAGAGATGACATACCTGCCTATATTCCCGGACTttctggatccagccatgcctgactTGGACAATTCAGTAAGTATTCTTCCTTGCTTATGAAGATTCAAGTTGGGTTTCTGACTCTTGCAGTTGGATAATGAGGCTCAGAGTGGCAGGGTGTGGAGGGTCCTTTTCAAGGGATGCCCTTCTACTCCACCACACAGTTCAGGTGGTGCCAGCCTTGTGGTGGGCTGTGGACCAGGCAGCCACTGGCAGTGGAAGAGAGACAGGCAGCCCCAGGCCCCCAGGAGTCATGCTGGTGAGATGGTCAATGGTGGCATGGCTGAGGTGGGGACGGCAGGGCCTGAGGACCTGCAACCTTGGATTTCTTGGAGACATGTTGGGCTGGCACAACTGGGCTGCCACCCTGGGGGTAAAGATCTGCCCAGCCTCCAAGCCCAGAGTTACCCGGCCTGATCTAGGCAACCAGTCCTGGGCACCAGAGAGTTCCTCTGGCCCCGAGGAGGTGCAATATGGGGTGAAGCAAAGCAGAGACCAGGACAGAAATTCACTTCCTCAGGCGATGAAGCTTACTGTCTCTCCACCGCTCATGCCGAGAGCCTGTTTGGACAT from Nomascus leucogenys isolate Asia chromosome 2, Asia_NLE_v1, whole genome shotgun sequence encodes the following:
- the BEAN1 gene encoding protein BEAN1 isoform X2, translated to MSFKRPCPLARYNRTSYFYPTFSESSEHSHLLVSPVLVASAVIGVVIILSCITIIVGSIRRDRQARLQRHRHRHHRHHHHHHHHHRRRHREYEHGYVSDGHTYSRSSHRMRYACSSSEDWPPPLDISSDGDMDATVLRELYPDSPPGVSLSCLGWSAMMYTGSFTYWMQSVLSRHKLDTILGRLGYTATLESEFSLVQAISKEDVKQMVFEIFLVRVSCEAVVRTTGTWMLEPGTEKLAGTHSRHSSEKRLVKPCSCLEGVQPGPGSGGPQQGPSEGVGSERALAEGTADQRSLPMALSPSEVSTAPNSLPSGSPVL